CGTCATCACGATCCCAGACCAGCTCTTATTCAACAGCGGAGAGGCAGCAGTGCGTTCAGAAGCGCTGCCGTTTCTTGAGGGCCTGAGCGGGGCGCTGGTCGAGCTCAACCGACATACCAAAGTCGAGGGACATACGGACAATGTTCCGATCCGCACGGCACAGTTTCCTTCCAACTGGGAACTATCGGCGGCTCGAGCCGTCATGGTCGTCAGAGTGTTGTCGGAACTCTACGGGGTGCCGTCCGACCACCTGGCCGCAGTCGGACATGCCGACACGAGGCCGCTGACGGAGAACCTCGACCCGGAACAACGGGCCAAGAATCGTCGAGTTGAGGTGGTCATTCTTGAGCAGGCTCCGCCCGCTCCTGCACTCGAGGCGGGGAACTCGGTGGACGAGTTGGGACGTTCAACGGAGGATGCGCAGCAGAGCACGTCGCAGTTAGTTCCGGAACTGTCGGGCGAGGGGCGCATACCAACACCATAGACGTTGGGTGGAGGCCGGAGGCCTCTCAAGTCCTGGCAGAAAGCAGCCGACACGGTGTCTTAGGGACTTCAGTGGAAAGGTCTTTCACGAGATGACGGCTCAACCTCCTGCAAGTGAAACACAGCGACAAGAAGACAATCCCAGACATCTCACTCCGACCGGGGAGCTCACCATCTTTGAAGTGGCTGAGTTCAAGGATTCACTCGTCAAGCTGTTCACGTGCGAAGGGCTGGTCTCCATGGATCTGAGCCACGTGTCCCGGGTGGAT
The nucleotide sequence above comes from Nitrospira sp.. Encoded proteins:
- a CDS encoding OmpA family protein, translated to MAKHKHEEHENHERWLVSYADFITLLFAFFVVMYSISSVNVGKYRTVSESIKAALNPVVSPPSSPTPIALSSSKAALTAPDAPGSKEVVVRKLRNLVKSIKAVPQMSTVRITEKINGDIVITIPDQLLFNSGEAAVRSEALPFLEGLSGALVELNRHTKVEGHTDNVPIRTAQFPSNWELSAARAVMVVRVLSELYGVPSDHLAAVGHADTRPLTENLDPEQRAKNRRVEVVILEQAPPAPALEAGNSVDELGRSTEDAQQSTSQLVPELSGEGRIPTP
- a CDS encoding STAS domain-containing protein, whose protein sequence is MTAQPPASETQRQEDNPRHLTPTGELTIFEVAEFKDSLVKLFTCEGLVSMDLSHVSRVDTAAIQVMLSARKQARMLVMGISEDLQGKLNQLGFTDPLSE